CCGTCCTCCTCAAATCCTTTCCCGAGCCGTCGGTCGTCACCTCCGAGGTGCAGATTTGGTGGAGCCTCCACCACCACGACGACAAAACGCTCCGCCCCGGCCAGGTCCTCCGCTTTCGCATGACCGGCCTCTCGCTCATGCTCCTGGCCCTGACCACCTTCATGGCCATTCCCCTTTGGGTTCTCCCACTCACGTCCCGGCCGGACATGCTCCCGAGTCTCTGGATTTCCGTACCGTTCATCATCGGGCTCTTCGCCCTCGGAATCACCTCCCTGATGTCGTACGTGGCCATCTCCGACGAAGGCATTTTGATCAAGCGACTCGGCGCCCCCAGGCGAGTTCCGTGGGAATCCATTCAGTCAGTCAAACTCGCTACCGCCACCCAACGAGGCTCCACCAACGAGCGAGTCATCGTGCAAGCCGACGGAAAGCCCATCTGGATCAACGAGGCGTTCGACCATCTGCCCCAAATCCGAGACCTCATCCTCGCCCACGTCCCGCCAAACATCGTCATCGACGACCGATGGCGAATCTAGGCAATAATATCTCCTACTATGGTCCTCATCGCGTCGATTCTTTTCGCAACCCAACCCCACGCCAACGTGAAAAAGGAGATCGAGAAGATGTACAAGAAGTGGGATACCGCCATCGTCAAGCAGGATCAAAAGGCGATGAGCGACGTCCTCGCCGACTCCTTCAAGGCCATTCGCAAAGGCGACAAAAAGCCGCTCACCAAGAAGGAATTCATCGACGGAATCGCCGAGCGCTGGACCTCGGGCAAGCCGAAGGAAATCTCCTTCAAAACCAAGATCAAGAAGCTCGACCACAAGGAAGACACCTACTTCGCCACCGTCGATGAGACCATCGTTTTTGCCCCCGTCAACGGCAAAAGCGCCAAGGTCGAATTCACGTCGATCGACACGTGGCAGATCTACGGCAACGGCTGGAAGATCACCCAAACGGAGCCGGGTGAGTAGGCGATGATCGGCAGCGATCCGTGGCTTCCGCCGCTGTCTTGGACCGGCGGCGGAATGACGATCCGAATCTATTCGCCCAACGACGCCAAAGCCCTCCAACAAGCGACCGTCGAGTCCTACGAGCACCTTCGCCCGTGGATGCCGTGGGCCAAGCAGGAGCAGTCCGTGGCCGAGACGGAGGCCATCTGTCGCCGCCTCGCCAGCGAATTTCTCGCAAACCGAGACTTCACGCTCGGCGTTTGGGAAGGCGATACGCTCGTCGGCGGCACCGGATTTCATCTCCGCGTTGGCCCGATCGAATGGCGATGCGGCGAGATTGGAATGTGGGTCCGTCAAAGCCACGCGGGTCAGGGCTGGGGCACCCGAATTCTGGAGCAGATGCTGGCCTGGGGCTTCACCGAATGGGGATGGCAACGCCTGATCTGGAAGTGCGACACCCGCAACGTCGGCAGCTACCGCGTGGCCGAAAAATGCGGCATGACAAAGGAGGCCACCTTCGTCTCCAGCTCGGTCGACGTCGACGGTTTTCGGCAAGACATGTACCTCTATGCGATCCTCCGCGAGCAGTGGACGAACCGTAGCTGACCCGCTATACTGCCGGTAATGCTATCGCTTGCACCGCTCGTCTTCGCATCGTCGCTGGGGCTGTTTGCACAAGGCAAGCCCACAATCTCGCCCGAAGTTCACCCCGACCACACCGTCACCTTCCGGATCAAAGCGCCGAACGCCAAGAAGGTGTCGGTCAACATCGAGGGCAAAGGCGACGTCGATCTCGCCATTCGCGACGATGGCGTGTGGGAAGGGACCTCCAATGCGCTCCCGCCCGACATCTACGGCTACACCATCAATGTCGACGGCACCGCCATGTTCGACCCGATGAACCCCGAGATCAAGGTCAATCTGATCTATGTTTCCAACATGGTCACCGTGCCCGGCGATCCGCCCGAGCCGTGGGAGATTCAGGACGTGCCGCACGGCGAGGTCCATCACCACTTCTACAAGTCCGGCATCATCGGCGACCAGCGCGATTTCCTCGTCTACACCCCGCCCGGCTACGCGGGTAGTCGCGCCAAACTGCCCGTCCTCTACCTCCTGCACGGTTTTTCGGACAATGCCGAAGGCTGGACTGTCGTCGGCAAAGCCAACTTCATTCTCGACAACCTGATCGCGGAAAAGAAGGTCAAACCGATGATCGTGGTCATGCCGCTCGGCTATGGTGTGCCCGGCTTTGCCAGCCACTCTGGCCGCAATTTTGGCGACCGAAGCCTGACCACCAGGAACTTCACCAACTTCCGAAGCGCCCTCCTCACCGAGGTCCTGCCGATGGTCGAAAAGCAGTATCGGGTCTCTGCCCGGCGCGAGGACCGCGCCATCGCCGGACTCTCGATGGGTGGCGCGGAAACGCTCTTCACCGGCCTCGAAAACGTCGATAAGTTCGCGTACATCGGGGCGTTTAGCTCCGGCGGCTTGCCCGCCAACAAGCCCGACGACGTGTTCGGCGACGTCACCGCCGAATCGACCAAGAAGCTGAAGGTCTTTTGGATGTCGTGCGGCACCGCCGACGGCCTGATCGGCTTCCAGCGCGGCTTTGCCGACTGGTGTACCCAGCGCGGGATCAAGGTGACCACGAACGAATCCGGCGGGGGCCACGAGTGGCCAAACTGGCGGCGCTACCTCGTGCAGTTCACCCAAATGATCTTCAAGTAAGGTCGCGAATCGTCGTTTCCAAGAGGTCGGTGATCTGCAGAATCTGCTGGTCGCCGATCTTGGGTCGGCAGAGAAAATCGACCAGGTTCATGAGGTCGACAATCCTTGCCATCTCCTGCCATCGGTCGGGCAGTTTCATCCCGCCCTCGATCATGCCCGCAGCGAATCGCTCGGCGAAATCCTCGCGACGGTCGCCGAGGTAGCGGAGCACCTGACCAGCGTCCAAAAGCCACGTACCCGCGTGGACGAAGTCCCAGTCCAGCACGCCGGACAGCCGCCCATTCTCGATCAACAGGTTCGATGCCTTAAAGTCTCCGTGCGAGAGGCACGCTTGGTCCATCACGCTGGTCAGCGGGTCCTTCCATTTCTGCCAAAGCGCCTCGGTGGCCATCAGGTTTTCGAAGCTCATCCGGCCCTTCAGGTAGGCGTACCTGGCGTGGTCCGAACGATGCCGGTTGAACGCCTCGTACAGGTTTCCCCACGGCTCCACAACCGTCAGCCGGGGATTCAGGAACCCGCAGGTTCCCATGCGGTGACTCGCGATCTTGGCCAGCGCAAGCCCGATCGAGTGGGCCGCTTCAAGCACCTGTTCCTGCTCTCCATCCGCCCACCGCGCCTGCATCGTCCGGCCCGACAGCCACTCCATCAGCAGGTACGGGCTCTCCGGCAGTTCCTCGACCACGCTCGGCATGGGAATCGCTCGCCCTAGGCGACGCGCCACTGCGATCTGAAGCGGTTTGGAATCCGGCTCGGACTGGCAGACCCGAAAAACCAGCCGCCTCCCCTCATCGGTTTCCACAAAGTAGTTGGAATTCGCCAACCCCTCCTGAATCGGTATTGCCGACGCCACCGCGATTCCCGACGGAACCAGTACTTCCTGAATCTCGGCCAGGCTTAGGTCGTAAAAGGGCTTTTGTCGTTGCCAATCGAATTCCATGGCGCAGGACCTCGCCTAACCATACCAAATTCGGTCACTGTCTCAGTCTTCTGCTTTCTGCTTTCTGCTTTCTGCTCTCTGTGCCCTGCACTCAGTGCCCTCGCAATCCCAAAACGCGCCCCCGCTGTAGAATAAAAAAGATGCTATCCATCCCCGAGGCGATTGAGGTCTTCGTTCACGCCTTCTGCGAAGCGAAGAGCCGGACGTACCCCTACGCGCCGACTTTGGTCGATGGCCTCTGGATCATGCGCGACACGCCCGACCGAAAAAACGCCCGCAAGATCGAGATCGTCACCCACGGAATCGAACCCGCCAAGGCCGCCAAAACCATCCAGGACAACGGCATCGGATGGCACTTCCTCAGCGAAATCCACCCCGTCGACGCCGACTTTGACGCCATCCGTGCCGAATACAAATCGCTCGGCTACAAGGCCGTCTCGACCGAATGGCTCTTCGTCCACGAACTCAACGACATCCCGATCCACGAGTCTGAACCGCCCGTTCGCCCCGTCACCAGCCAAGCCATGCTCGACGCCATCCCTCAGCGCGGCAAGCACAAGCACGTCCTCCGCCCAAATATCCGAAAATTCTCCATCTGGGACGACGAAACCGAGTACGGCTGGGTGAACAGCATCCCCTTCAAAAACGCCGCCTGGGTCGGCGGTCTCTTCGTCCATGAGTCCGATCGCGGACGCGGATACGGGCGCGCCCTCATGAGCGCTCTGCTCCAATCCGACCGCGACCACGGCGTCCAGACCAGCGTCCTCCTCGCCAGCAGCGACGGCGCGCGCCTGTACCCCCACCTCGGCTACCAAAAGATCGGCGTCCTCCAGATGTTCTGCCCCAAAAACCGCTCGTAGGGTTAGAATAGGGCTTGGAGAGTTCGACGATGTTCCTCACGACCCTGATTGCCGCCGCAACGATGCAAAGCCAACCGATCCGCATTCCCCTTTGGGCCAACGGCGCCCCCGGCTCCGAAGCCCACCGAGGCGAGAAGGAGGAAGCCAAGGACTGGTGGGTGAAGAACATTCACGATCCGTCGATCAACGTCTTTTTCCCGCCCAAGGACAAGGCTACCGGCGCGGCCATCGTCATCTTTCCCGGCGGCGGCCATAGCCAACTCGTCTACCCGCCCGAGGGGGTCGAACCGGCCCAATATCTCGCCGCCCAAGGCATCGTCGCCATCGCCGTCAAGTACCGCCTCTTCCGCGAGCCGGGCTCGACCTACACCTTCGAGAACGCCACCATTCCCGACTCGTATCGGGCCATGCGCCAGGTTCGCGCTCACGCCAAGGAGTGGAACATCGACCCCAGTCGCATCGGCGCGATGGGCTTTTCCGCCGGGGGCGAAAACGTCTCCGGAATCGCGTTCGGCTCCGGCAAAGGCGACCCCAACGCCCCCGATCCCATCGACCGCGAAGATGGCAAACCCAGCTTCATCGTCGAAATCTATCCTGGCCCGCTCGGCATTCCCGAATCCGTCGGCAGCGACGCCCCGCCCGCCTTCTTCCTCATCGCCAACGACGACACCGGCCACATGGGCGCCGTTCTCGACCTCGTGAACAAGTACCACAAGGCCAAGGCTTCGATGGAGATCCACGTGCTTGCCCAGGGCGGACACGGGTTCAACATGGGCAACCGGTCCAAGCTCGAATCGGTCAAAACCTGGCCGCAGCGCCTCACCGATTGGCTCGCCGACAACGGCTGGTCCAAGCCCAAAACCTAGGCTACTTCAGCGCTTCGAGTTCTTCGACCGCCCACCGGCTGAGCGCCACCAGGCTCATCGGCTGCATCTTGGGCACGGAAATTTTGCCCGCCGGCTCAAAGCTGGCCTTGATGAAGCCCATCTCGGCTGGTCCGCGCGGATACCCGGATGCCTCGCGAATCAACCGGTTCAGGTACGCGATCTGCGCCGCCGGTTCGAACGCTTTCTGGTCGGCCAGGGCCGCCACGCCGAAGTCCACCGAGATCATGTTGAACCGCCGCATCCGCTCCCGCGTCGTCTGCACGATGCCATCGATGATGAAGTCGATCCCTCTCCGGTCGCCTGTCTTCAGCAGGGCCAGCCCGTACCCGGCCGACACGTAAATCTGATACACCTTCGCGCTGTGCTCGGCGTACCGAAAAGCCAGTTCGCCGTGATGCCGCGCACTCTCCCATCGGCACCGCAAAACTTCCATGGTACACAGGTTCCCGTGGAAGCTGGCTAACCGCGAGTCCCGGTTTGGCTCATTGTTCTTCGTTTCCAGGTCGATCGCCTCCAGAAACATCGCGTGCGCCACCTCGAAGTTCCCCAGATGATAGTCCAGCACCGCCAGCCGGTTCAAAACCCGAGGCAGTTCGGCATCGACTTTGTACTTTCGGCAGAGGTCCACCGCCTCGTTCAACAGCCGCCGCGCTTCGTCGTAGTTCTTGGTCTCGAAGTGCAGAAAGCCGAGCACGCTCAGCACCCGAATGTACCGCTCGTCCGACTCCGGTAGGACGTCCAAAACTCGCTTTGCCGCCCACTGCCCAACGTGGAAATCCGACGCGTACGTCGCCAAGAAGCAAGCGTTCGTGGCGATCAAAATCTCGTCGTCCGACTTCACTTCCGAGTGCTCCAGCGCGACCGTCAGGATCGAGAGCAGAGTCTTGGCGTGGGCCCAGTTGTCGATGTTGCTCGACTCCTTCGCCAGCAAGGCCATCGCCTCTGGGCTGTTCGAACGGATGTTCGACTCCACCATCCGCGCCAGCAACGCCAATTCGTTTTTCGTCTCAAAAAGCTCCGGCGCGGGCACCTGCTCGATCTGCCCTTGCTGCACCCGCTGGATCAGGCGACGAACCGGTTTGGGAATCTCCGTTTGCGGCGGCAGGTCGGAAAGAAGCTGTTCCACCAGCTTGCTGGCGTTGTAGCCGCTCCCCGTCCGCGACTGCAATCGAATCGTCTTCTGAAGCAGCTCGTAGTCGAGCGGCGACCGCACGATCAGCGTGTTCAGTACGCCTAGGCACTCCTCGATCTTCCCGACCGACTCCAGCGCATCCGCCAGCCGAAGCCCCAACTCGTGCGACCGAATCGCGAAGTTCTTGCGCTCCTCCACCACCCAGTCGTTGTCCCACCCGTCCAATAGCGTATGGTCGAGGATCTGCCACTCCGCCCATAACTTTTCGACGGACTCGGTGAGGTGCGGAGCGAAGGCGTACTGCCGGTGCAGCGCCTCGGCTCGGTCCAGGTCACTCTCCACCAGTTGGCGGTTGATGGCCAGATTTTCCGAGTACTTCAGCAAAACGTCGTGCGGACTCAGGGACTCTCGCACCCGTTGGGTCGCCTTGCGCAGGTTCGTCCGCGCCACCTTCTGGTCGGTACCGGGCCAAATCGTCTCCGCTAGCTCCTCGCGCGGCACCCACCGATTGCGATGGATCGCCAGATACGCCACCACTTCCGCCGCCGAACGCGCGGCGAAAGAAACAGGGCTCTCGGATGCGCACGAAAACTCACCCATCAATTGAAGATGGATTCGCGCGTCTTGAACCCCTTGGAGAGAGAGCGGTACCACTGGCAGTCAGTCCGTTTATGGCACAAAGCGGTCCAATTAGGCCCGCAAAACGAAGATCGTTAACCTCATTCTTACCCCATTCTATGGTTGCTCACCCCGATTTAGGGATAATGGGACTCAGGATATGACGACGACGCGACTAGAGGCGTTTACCGATGCGGTCATCGCGATCATTCTCACCATCATGGTGCTCGAAATCCACGCGCCCCACACCGCCGACCTCAGGGCCCTCTGTGAGCAGTATCCGACCTTCCTCAGCTACATCCTCAGCTTCATTTTCCTCGGCATCTATTGGAACAACCACCACCACATGCTGCACAGCGTCAAGCACGTCTCCGGCGCGGTGCTGTGGGCCAACCTGCACCTGCTGTTTTGGCTGTCGCTGGTGCCGTTCGTCACGTCGTGGATGGGCGAAACCCACTTCTCCAACGCCGCCGTATTCGCCTACGGCGTCATCCTGCTCTGCTCGGCTATCGCCTACTTCATCCTCACGCTATGCCTGATCAAGGCCAACGGCAAAGACTCCGCCGTCGCCGCCGCCCTCGGGAGCGATTTCAAAGGCAAAGTCTCCATTGTCATCTACTCGGTTGGACTCGCCGCCGCGTTCTGGCAACCGCTGGTCTCGGGTCTGGCTTACGTTTCGGTGGCCCTGATTTGGCTGATACCCGATCGGCGATTCGAGCATCACCACGTTCAAAAGTAGCTACGCCGCCTGAAGCTGTTCGCGCAGGCTACGGTGCCAGGCCACCCAACCCCAAATCGCCAAAAGGAAGAAGACAAAGTACAAAATCGCCGTGGCGTGTAGACCGCGCCAGATGTACAGCGGAACGTAGATGCCGTCGATCAGCACCCACAACGCCCAGTTTTCGTAGACTTTGCGGTTCAGCAGAACCTGGGTCACCACCGAGCCCGACGTCAGCAGGCCGTCCCAGAACGGGGCCGCGTCTTTCGCGCTCACGAGGTACGGGTAGTACGCCGCCGTCCCCAGCCCGATGGCCGCCAGGACCGGAATCCAGTAGACCGGCTTCAGGCGGTTGACCTTCAGCTTCTCCTCGCGGCCCTTGCCCTTCTGCCAAGACATCCAGCCGTGAATCGATAGCACGAAGTACAGAACCTGCAGGTCCCGGTCGGCGAAGAAGCTCGCCTGATGAAAAACGTAGGCGTAGATCGCCACGCACAGCATCCACGTGGGCCACGAAAGAATGTGCTCGATCGTTTGCAGATAGACCGCCACCGCGCCGATGACGAACGCCCAAACCTCGGGCCACCCCGAGCTATCTGGCCAATGGAGCTTGCAGAACACGCCGACGGCCGTACTCACCACGAGCACGAGCGCGAGTTCGACAAACTTGATCGGCCTCTGCATTTTCGATTGGGAGAGTACCTAGAAGAGCCTGCCGCACGGCAATTGTAAATTTGAAGAGGGAGGTCGGACGATTTGGAGATCCTATAGTTTCACGTCAAGAGGGGCAAACAATGTTCGGAAAAGCTACCGAGTCGCAGGCACTATAATGGGAGGAAATGAACCGCCGCACTATCTGCTGGATTCTCTACATCGGGGGCTGTGCCATCGTGTTCGGTTCATACATTCGGGTCGTGTCGGCCGGAGTGGGTTGGATCGGATGGGTTGTCGGTATGATCGGATGGGCCCTGTGGCCACGAGCACCCAAGGCCCCTCCTCAGCAAGCGCCGCCCGCGAATTTCGACTACTCAAAACCGCCCCCTTCCAGCGATGACCAACCTTGACCGTTTCCGCCCCTGGTTTTGGGCCGCCACCGCCTACAACGCGGTTTGGGGTGCCATCGCGGGCTTCTTTCCCAACGCCATATTCGCCTGGCTCGGCCTGCCGCCGCCTCACGAGCCGTGGCTCTTCCAGTGCATTGGCATGATCGTCGGCGTCTACGCCCTCGGCTACGCGCTCGTCGCCCTCGATCCGGTTCGGTACGGCGTGTTTGCTTGGCTCGGCATCATCGGCAAAGTGCTTGGCCCCATAGGCTTTCTGCTGGGGGCGCTCCAAGGCCAGATTCCGTGGCGATTCGGCTGGATCAACGTCACCAACGACCTCATCTGGCTCCCGGCGTTCTGCCTCTTCGCCTACCGGCATTATAAGGCGGGATATTTGTTGAAGGTGTAGTGCCGAGTGCTTGGTACGTGGTGCACTGTGCTCTGTGCTCTGTGCTCTGTGCTCTGTGCTCTGTGCTCTCCGCACTTAGCACTTAGCACTTAGCACTTAGCACTAGCGAAGCGAGCCCTGTTATCGGCTCTCTACCTTATGGCTTTCGGTTAGTCTTCCTCCCCACCGCTTCGCCATGTCTTGGCTCAGCGACTCCCCCCGGGGAGTAGCGTGGCTAGTAGGCTCGACAGGAGTCGATGCCAAATCGCATTTTTATTGTTAATGCCTGAGTTTTGGAAGGCTGAATGGTGTCGTGACTCGACCTCGATTTCTGAATAACTACGCTACTCCCTGGGGGGAGTCGTTGAGAGGCACGAAGTGTCTCGAAACGGTGAGGAGGATTGATAGATGAGTAATCCTGCTCCAGACTCTGCCATCACGTAGTGTATCCGGCAACACCCACCGTCCAGGAACGACCTCGGAGAGGTCGCAGACCTTAGCCCGGGGTGCTTGCACCCCGGGATTTATCCGAAAACAGTCAAAGTCCAAGGAGTCCCGAGAATCGGGACGACCCGGGCGAAGCCCTTCTTGGCGGGCGATCCCGATTCCGCTTTG
This portion of the Armatimonadota bacterium genome encodes:
- a CDS encoding GNAT family N-acetyltransferase; the encoded protein is MIGSDPWLPPLSWTGGGMTIRIYSPNDAKALQQATVESYEHLRPWMPWAKQEQSVAETEAICRRLASEFLANRDFTLGVWEGDTLVGGTGFHLRVGPIEWRCGEIGMWVRQSHAGQGWGTRILEQMLAWGFTEWGWQRLIWKCDTRNVGSYRVAEKCGMTKEATFVSSSVDVDGFRQDMYLYAILREQWTNRS
- a CDS encoding DUF4440 domain-containing protein, whose protein sequence is MVLIASILFATQPHANVKKEIEKMYKKWDTAIVKQDQKAMSDVLADSFKAIRKGDKKPLTKKEFIDGIAERWTSGKPKEISFKTKIKKLDHKEDTYFATVDETIVFAPVNGKSAKVEFTSIDTWQIYGNGWKITQTEPGE
- a CDS encoding esterase, which gives rise to MLSLAPLVFASSLGLFAQGKPTISPEVHPDHTVTFRIKAPNAKKVSVNIEGKGDVDLAIRDDGVWEGTSNALPPDIYGYTINVDGTAMFDPMNPEIKVNLIYVSNMVTVPGDPPEPWEIQDVPHGEVHHHFYKSGIIGDQRDFLVYTPPGYAGSRAKLPVLYLLHGFSDNAEGWTVVGKANFILDNLIAEKKVKPMIVVMPLGYGVPGFASHSGRNFGDRSLTTRNFTNFRSALLTEVLPMVEKQYRVSARREDRAIAGLSMGGAETLFTGLENVDKFAYIGAFSSGGLPANKPDDVFGDVTAESTKKLKVFWMSCGTADGLIGFQRGFADWCTQRGIKVTTNESGGGHEWPNWRRYLVQFTQMIFK
- a CDS encoding alpha/beta hydrolase fold domain-containing protein — its product is MFLTTLIAAATMQSQPIRIPLWANGAPGSEAHRGEKEEAKDWWVKNIHDPSINVFFPPKDKATGAAIVIFPGGGHSQLVYPPEGVEPAQYLAAQGIVAIAVKYRLFREPGSTYTFENATIPDSYRAMRQVRAHAKEWNIDPSRIGAMGFSAGGENVSGIAFGSGKGDPNAPDPIDREDGKPSFIVEIYPGPLGIPESVGSDAPPAFFLIANDDTGHMGAVLDLVNKYHKAKASMEIHVLAQGGHGFNMGNRSKLESVKTWPQRLTDWLADNGWSKPKT
- a CDS encoding phosphotransferase; translation: MEFDWQRQKPFYDLSLAEIQEVLVPSGIAVASAIPIQEGLANSNYFVETDEGRRLVFRVCQSEPDSKPLQIAVARRLGRAIPMPSVVEELPESPYLLMEWLSGRTMQARWADGEQEQVLEAAHSIGLALAKIASHRMGTCGFLNPRLTVVEPWGNLYEAFNRHRSDHARYAYLKGRMSFENLMATEALWQKWKDPLTSVMDQACLSHGDFKASNLLIENGRLSGVLDWDFVHAGTWLLDAGQVLRYLGDRREDFAERFAAGMIEGGMKLPDRWQEMARIVDLMNLVDFLCRPKIGDQQILQITDLLETTIRDLT
- a CDS encoding DUF1211 domain-containing protein gives rise to the protein MTTTRLEAFTDAVIAIILTIMVLEIHAPHTADLRALCEQYPTFLSYILSFIFLGIYWNNHHHMLHSVKHVSGAVLWANLHLLFWLSLVPFVTSWMGETHFSNAAVFAYGVILLCSAIAYFILTLCLIKANGKDSAVAAALGSDFKGKVSIVIYSVGLAAAFWQPLVSGLAYVSVALIWLIPDRRFEHHHVQK
- a CDS encoding alkyl hydroperoxide reductase codes for the protein MTNLDRFRPWFWAATAYNAVWGAIAGFFPNAIFAWLGLPPPHEPWLFQCIGMIVGVYALGYALVALDPVRYGVFAWLGIIGKVLGPIGFLLGALQGQIPWRFGWINVTNDLIWLPAFCLFAYRHYKAGYLLKV
- a CDS encoding GNAT family N-acetyltransferase — its product is MLSIPEAIEVFVHAFCEAKSRTYPYAPTLVDGLWIMRDTPDRKNARKIEIVTHGIEPAKAAKTIQDNGIGWHFLSEIHPVDADFDAIRAEYKSLGYKAVSTEWLFVHELNDIPIHESEPPVRPVTSQAMLDAIPQRGKHKHVLRPNIRKFSIWDDETEYGWVNSIPFKNAAWVGGLFVHESDRGRGYGRALMSALLQSDRDHGVQTSVLLASSDGARLYPHLGYQKIGVLQMFCPKNRS
- a CDS encoding tetratricopeptide repeat protein, with translation MGEFSCASESPVSFAARSAAEVVAYLAIHRNRWVPREELAETIWPGTDQKVARTNLRKATQRVRESLSPHDVLLKYSENLAINRQLVESDLDRAEALHRQYAFAPHLTESVEKLWAEWQILDHTLLDGWDNDWVVEERKNFAIRSHELGLRLADALESVGKIEECLGVLNTLIVRSPLDYELLQKTIRLQSRTGSGYNASKLVEQLLSDLPPQTEIPKPVRRLIQRVQQGQIEQVPAPELFETKNELALLARMVESNIRSNSPEAMALLAKESSNIDNWAHAKTLLSILTVALEHSEVKSDDEILIATNACFLATYASDFHVGQWAAKRVLDVLPESDERYIRVLSVLGFLHFETKNYDEARRLLNEAVDLCRKYKVDAELPRVLNRLAVLDYHLGNFEVAHAMFLEAIDLETKNNEPNRDSRLASFHGNLCTMEVLRCRWESARHHGELAFRYAEHSAKVYQIYVSAGYGLALLKTGDRRGIDFIIDGIVQTTRERMRRFNMISVDFGVAALADQKAFEPAAQIAYLNRLIREASGYPRGPAEMGFIKASFEPAGKISVPKMQPMSLVALSRWAVEELEALK